The segment ATCGATGCTTCTCGAACGAGACATCCTCCAATCCATCGGCTTCCGCAACGTCCGTGAGGGCGACCGCGTGACCGGCTTCCAGATCCGCCTGCGCATGCCGTCGTATCGCGGCATGGCGGCCTCGCTCATCGACGGGGTCGCGGTGCGCGTCGGCGACCTCCTCGATGTCGGTCCCGACGTTCCACGCTGGACGCTGCAGGGCCGCACGTACACCCTCCAGGAGTTGTGGGACTCCGAGGGTGTGCGGTGGCCGCTGGAGGATGCCGCGGTGATCACCGTTCCCTTCGACGGCGGCCTCCCGGAGGGCACCCACGAGGTGTCGATCGAGCTGCGGCTGCGGATGTCGTACATCCCCGTCGAGCATCAGCCGTCGACATACCGCGAGACGCGGCACATCACCCTGAGCTCCGACCTCGACGGCGGGCCCTTCAAGTACGGCGTCTCGCTGTACAGCTTCATGCACGACTTCGGCACGGTGCTCGACCTCGAGTCGGCGCTCGCACACGTCGCCGACGTCGGCGCCACCGGGGTCGAGATCCTCGGGGAGGGGCACATCGCGGGCTACCCCGAGCCGTCGACCGCCTGGATCGACACGTGGTTCACGCTGCTGGAGAAGTACCGGCTCGAGCCGACGAACTACGGCTCGTGGATCGACACGCGCCTGCACTCCAGCGGCGCGAACGCGCGCGACCTCACCGCCGCTGAAGGAGCAGCGATGCTCCAACGCGACCTGCGGCTCGCCCGTCGCCTGGGATTCGGGTTCGTCCGTCCCAAGATCGGTGTGATCTCCAGCGACCTCGTGCCTCACCCGACGTGGACGGAGGCCGTGGAGCGGAGCCTCGACCTCGCCGCCGAGCTCGACGTGATCATCTGCCCCGAGATCCACTCGCCGACCCCCATCAAGCACGAGGTGGTCGACGACTACATCGGGCTCATCCAGCGCACCGGCACGAAGCATTTCGGTCTGCTGCTGGACACCGGCATCTTCCAGGACCGGCCGATTCCGCTCCGCCCCGGGGAGCTTCCGGGTCAGCGCCCGGCCTTCCTCGACGGCATCGGGGTCGACCCGGCCGACATCGCCGACATCGCCGAGTACGTCGTGTTCATCCAGGCGAAGTTCCACGACATCGACGAGGACCAGGTCGATCAGCAGATCCCGTGGGAGCCGGTGCTCCGTGCTCTGAAGGACGCGGGGTACTCCGGCTACCTCTCCAGCGAGTACGAGGGCGATCGCGCGCCGTGGCGCGCGATCGAGCAGGTGCGAAGGCAGCACAGCCTCATCCGCCGCATCGCCTCCGGCCTCTGACGAGGAGCAGCCCATGCCCAATGGACTCATCGCCGACGACAGCCTCCGCCCGCACCCCGAGGGCTTCGCGCTCGCGCTCACCCTCCCCTGGTACCGAAGCCTTTGGCTGTCGTCGGTCTCGACGCTCGCCGTCACCATCGACGGCGCGAAGGTCGCGGCATCCGATCTGTCCTTCGAGCTCGCCGGGCGCCGCTACGCGATCGACGAGCTGTCCGCGCAGAGCGAGACGCTGTGGTTCCTGCAGGCGCATCCCCTGCTCATCGTCCGCCGCGACGAGAAGGTCACCGTCGGCGACACCCACGCGGTGACGGTTCACGGCGAGCTGCGGCTGCCCTACATGCAGATCGCGCCCGGGGACGAGGGCGGCCCGGGCCTGTACGTGCCCAATGTGGTGCATCAGACGCTCACCCTCACGGCCACCGACGTCGACGCCGCGCCTCCCGCGCTCGTGCGCGATGTCGCACCGCCGCCGTCTGCGACCGACAGTGATCCGTTCCAGCTGGGGCTGACCCTCTACTCCGCGAGCGCCGAATTCCGCGCTGGCTGGTACGACTTCGATGGCCTGCTCGACCGGGTCGCCGAGCTCGGCATCGGCCCCGGCATCGAGATCGTCGCGTCGCAGATGGTACCCACCTACCCGGTCGTCTCGGATGACTTCGTCCGCACGTGGCGCGACGCCTTCGACCGGCACGGGTTCGCGGCGAGCCTCCTTCGGTGCCAACCTCGACATGGGCCGACGCCGCGATCGCGACATGACGCCCGACGAGGAGTTCGCGTTCTCGGTGGAGATGTTCCGCGGCGCGAAGAAGCTCGGGTTCCCTCTGGTGCGCATCCAATCGGCGAAGCCCGCGCTGCTGCGGCGGCTGCTTCCGGTGGCCGAGGAACTCCAGCTCACGCTCGCCTACGAGATCCACGCGCCACTCGGTCCGAACGCGCCCGAGATCATGAAGGTGCGCGACACCTACGCCGAGCTCGATTCGCCCCTTCTCGGGTTCGTCGCCGATTTCTCCTCGACGATGCACGCGATGTCGCCGACGCTGCTGCGCGCGGTGCGGCGGGCGGGGCTCGACGACCCTGCCGTGGAAAGGCTGCAGGAGATCTGGGCCACAGACGCGTCGATGCGCGATCGGCAGCAGGAGTTCATCGCCTATCTGCACGGCCGGGATTTCGATCCCGGGCGGCTCGGGGCCTTCGCCCACCTCGCTTTCAACATGCACGGCCACGTCGACCCGCGGGAGTGGGCCGACATCATGCCGCAGATCCTCCACGTGCACGCGAAGTTCTACGACATCGACGACAACGGGCAGGAGCCGGCGATCGACTATCCCGCCCACGTGCGGGTGTTCGTCGAGGGAGGCTACCGCGGCTTCTGGTCCAGCGAGTGGGAGGGTCACGCGTTCGCCGAGCTCGGCGAGGTCGACCCGCTCCTCCTCGTCCGGCGACAGCATGACCTCATCCGCTCGGCGATGCGGGCTGCGACGGAGCCGGCACGTGCCTGAGACAGACACTGATTTTCGCTCCCTGCCCCTTACGGAGCTTCTGCGGCTGCTGCGTGAGGAGGGTGAGCCGTCCGACCCGCGCACCGACATCGACACCGCATCTCTGAAACGCCGGTTCCCGAGGCTCGCCGAGGTGGCGATGCGCGACCTCTCGTTCGACGGTGGCGAGGGTCGTGCGGTCCCGGCGAGGGTGTATCGGGATGTCACGGCGCCGGCCTCGGGCCGGGCGCTCGTCTGGGTCCACGGCGGGGCCTTCATCGGCGGTCACCTCGACATGCCCGAGTCGCACTGGGTCGCGATGGAGCTCGCCGCACGCGGCACTCCTGTCCTCACGCTCGACTACGTCAAGTGCCTCGGTGCAACCCACTTCCCCGAGCCCTCCGACGACGTGCTGGCAGGATGGTGGTGCGCTGTCGCCCACGCCGAGGAGCTCTTCGGGCTCCCTGCATCCGCGGTTCTTCTTGGCGGCGCGAGCGCTGGCGGCAATCTGACCGCAGGGGTCACCGCCCGCCTGCGTGACGCAGGAGACGCCATGCCGGCGGGGCTCGTCCTCGTCTACCCTGTGGTTCATCCCAACGGGCCGGAGGCCACCGCCGAGGTCGACCCGTCCTCCCGCCACGGGGAAATGGTGCTGAATTTCGCGGGCACGATCGAGGTCCTCGCCGACCCGCATGCGTTCGCGGCGCTCGGTCCGGCGGCGGGCTTCCCGCCGACGCTGGTGTTGGTGTGCGAGCACGACGAGCTCCGCCCGTCAGGCGAGGCGTTCGCACGGCAGCTCGGCGATGCCGGCGTGCCCGTCTCGCTGCGGGTGGAGCCCGGCGCAGCGCACGGTCACATCAACGAGCCGTCCGACCCCACCGCCCTCCCCACCGTCAA is part of the Microbacterium sp. ET2 genome and harbors:
- a CDS encoding alpha/beta hydrolase — encoded protein: MPETDTDFRSLPLTELLRLLREEGEPSDPRTDIDTASLKRRFPRLAEVAMRDLSFDGGEGRAVPARVYRDVTAPASGRALVWVHGGAFIGGHLDMPESHWVAMELAARGTPVLTLDYVKCLGATHFPEPSDDVLAGWWCAVAHAEELFGLPASAVLLGGASAGGNLTAGVTARLRDAGDAMPAGLVLVYPVVHPNGPEATAEVDPSSRHGEMVLNFAGTIEVLADPHAFAALGPAAGFPPTLVLVCEHDELRPSGEAFARQLGDAGVPVSLRVEPGAAHGHINEPSDPTALPTVKAIADWIGGLP
- a CDS encoding C-glycoside deglycosidase beta subunit domain-containing protein, yielding MLLERDILQSIGFRNVREGDRVTGFQIRLRMPSYRGMAASLIDGVAVRVGDLLDVGPDVPRWTLQGRTYTLQELWDSEGVRWPLEDAAVITVPFDGGLPEGTHEVSIELRLRMSYIPVEHQPSTYRETRHITLSSDLDGGPFKYGVSLYSFMHDFGTVLDLESALAHVADVGATGVEILGEGHIAGYPEPSTAWIDTWFTLLEKYRLEPTNYGSWIDTRLHSSGANARDLTAAEGAAMLQRDLRLARRLGFGFVRPKIGVISSDLVPHPTWTEAVERSLDLAAELDVIICPEIHSPTPIKHEVVDDYIGLIQRTGTKHFGLLLDTGIFQDRPIPLRPGELPGQRPAFLDGIGVDPADIADIAEYVVFIQAKFHDIDEDQVDQQIPWEPVLRALKDAGYSGYLSSEYEGDRAPWRAIEQVRRQHSLIRRIASGL
- a CDS encoding sugar phosphate isomerase — protein: MTPDEEFAFSVEMFRGAKKLGFPLVRIQSAKPALLRRLLPVAEELQLTLAYEIHAPLGPNAPEIMKVRDTYAELDSPLLGFVADFSSTMHAMSPTLLRAVRRAGLDDPAVERLQEIWATDASMRDRQQEFIAYLHGRDFDPGRLGAFAHLAFNMHGHVDPREWADIMPQILHVHAKFYDIDDNGQEPAIDYPAHVRVFVEGGYRGFWSSEWEGHAFAELGEVDPLLLVRRQHDLIRSAMRAATEPARA